GGGTGTAGCTCATATGAATTCTCCTTGGTTTTTGTTTAGTCGCATTTACATTATACCATAGATTTATATGAGCTGTCTTTTTTTATTTAACTGTTGCACTTGATAGTATAACTCACCAATACATTAAAAAGGCAAGAACGATTCTCGCTCTTGCCTTTTTTGCGATATGTTTGCTTTGCAACGCTATTAATAGTTTTCTGCTTTGATTTCGAAGTATGCCTGAGGATGAGCGCATACGGGGCAAACCTGAGGAGCATCCTTTCCAACGTGAATGTGTCCGCAGTTGGAGCAGAGCCAGATTTTTTCGCCGTCTCTTGAGAATACGATGCCTTCCTTAACGTTGGCAATAAGCTTTCTGTATCTCTCCTCATGCTCTTTTTCGATTTTTGCAACACTTTCAAAAAGTGCCGCTATATCATTGAAGCCTTCCTCTTTTGCTTCCTTTGCAAACTGAGCATACATCTCGGTCCACTCATAGTGCTCGCCGCCTGCAGCATCCTCTAAGTTTTCGGGAGTCTTGGGAACTGCGCCGTTGTGAAGAAGCTTAAACCAGATTTTTGCGTGCTCCATTTCATTTTTAGCTGTTTCTTCAAAAATTTTGCTTATCTGAACGTAGCCGTCCTTTTTAGCCTGAGAAGCATAGTAAGTGTACTTGTTTCTCGCCTGTGATTCACCTGCAAAAGCCGCCATTAAGTTAGCTTCTGTTCTTGAGCCTTTTATATTTGCCATTTTTCATTTCTCCTTTTTAAAATATAATATATTTTTTTCTAAAAAAAGAAAATTATACTAATAATTTACATTGTTTTTTAAGGTTTGTCAAGACTAAATTATAATAGCTTTTCTTTCAAAATCCGTCAGCAGTATACCGCTGTTTTTTTCTACTGTATATGTGTCCTCAACGCCTACTGCGCCTATGCCTTTGATTACAAATTTAGGCTCTATTGCTAAAACGGTGTTTTGCTCAAGCGGGGTTTTATCGTTGGTGCACATTACAGGGGGCTCGTTAATTTCAAGACCGACACCGTGGCCTACAAATTTTGACTGCTTGGAAAGTCCCATAAAGCAACCCTCTAAGCTGTGTTTTTTAACAATTTCTAATGTCTTTTCCCAGATTTCAAAGGCGCATACGCCTTCTTTCAGCATAGGCTGTACAAGCTCTTGAATTTCGATTGATACATTGTGGGCATAAAGAGCCTTGGGCGCAATTTCTTTTACGAAAAAGGTTCTTGTCATATCACAAAGATAGCCGTCATAACAGCCTGAATAATCCACCATAACAGCGTCCCCCGCTTTTATAGCATCTCCGCAGGCGCCTATGGGAAGCGCCTTTGTAGCTCCTTTGCCGCCCAGCGCAAAATCGTAAACAGATGCTTCTTCGCCGTTCTGACCGCACAAAAGAGAGCCCATAAAGCACTCCATATGGAAGCCGTGGGTGCGGAAAATGCCGTTGTGTCCGCATTTTCTCAAAGCGCCTTCAAGCTTGATTGCCAAGTCTGTATCAGTCATTCCCTCTTCAAAAAGCTCGGGGATTTTGCTATAAACTGTCATTTGCTGTTCTGCCGCTTTTTTTATTTTTTCAAGCTCTGAAGGAGTTTTTACTATTCTTGCTGTACGCATAATATTTTTACGGGTAACGATATTACAAAAGCTAAAAGCATTACTAAGTCTTATCCAATCGGCTGCACTGCTGCTTTCATCGTCAAGGCTGAGAGTTTGCGGTTTTTTACCTAAAAGCTCGGGGATTTGCTCGGGCTTTCTTATTTTTACCGTTTCAAATTCTCCCACCTTAT
The Oscillospiraceae bacterium genome window above contains:
- a CDS encoding rubrerythrin family protein → MANIKGSRTEANLMAAFAGESQARNKYTYYASQAKKDGYVQISKIFEETAKNEMEHAKIWFKLLHNGAVPKTPENLEDAAGGEHYEWTEMYAQFAKEAKEEGFNDIAALFESVAKIEKEHEERYRKLIANVKEGIVFSRDGEKIWLCSNCGHIHVGKDAPQVCPVCAHPQAYFEIKAENY
- a CDS encoding aminopeptidase P family protein gives rise to the protein MNFCPRRKERQENKMKNRVAELLAKNNIDAILISNDVNNLYVTGEIFGGYTYITAQGEIILFSKYADKVGEFETVKIRKPEQIPELLGKKPQTLSLDDESSSAADWIRLSNAFSFCNIVTRKNIMRTARIVKTPSELEKIKKAAEQQMTVYSKIPELFEEGMTDTDLAIKLEGALRKCGHNGIFRTHGFHMECFMGSLLCGQNGEEASVYDFALGGKGATKALPIGACGDAIKAGDAVMVDYSGCYDGYLCDMTRTFFVKEIAPKALYAHNVSIEIQELVQPMLKEGVCAFEIWEKTLEIVKKHSLEGCFMGLSKQSKFVGHGVGLEINEPPVMCTNDKTPLEQNTVLAIEPKFVIKGIGAVGVEDTYTVEKNSGILLTDFERKAIII